A genomic stretch from Dama dama isolate Ldn47 chromosome 10, ASM3311817v1, whole genome shotgun sequence includes:
- the TRIM56 gene encoding E3 ubiquitin-protein ligase TRIM56 translates to MVSQGSSPSLLEALSSDFLACKICLEQLQVPKTLPCLHTYCQDCLAQLAEGGRLRCPECRESVPVPPAGVAAFKTNFFVNGLLDLVKARAGGDLRAGKPACALCPLMGGASAGGPATARCLDCADDLCQACADGHRCTRQTHSHRVVDLVGYRAGWYDEEARERQAAQCPQHPGEALRFLCQPCSQLLCRECRLDPHLDHPCLPLAEAVRARKPGLEELLAGVDNNLAELEATRLAEKEALARLREQAAKVVMQVEEAAEGVLRALLAQKQEVLGQLRAHVEAAEEAARERLGELEGREQVAREAAAFARRVLSLGREAEILSLEGAIAQRLRQLQDCPWVPGPAPCQLPQLELHPGLLDKNCHLLRLSFEEQQLQKDSRKDGARSPGGDATQPQSSDGVQTPNQDRAQTPQEDEAQPLKAERAETPQEDGAKTPKEGRAQTPQEDGGTQAARGGRSNKKRKFKGRLKSVSREPSPAPGPNLEGSGLLPRPIFFCSFPTRMPGDKRAPRITGLCPFGSREILVADEQNRALKRFSLNGDYRGAVPVPEGCSPCSVAALQDAVAFSAAARLYLINHNGEVQWRRALSLCQASHAVAAMPSGDRVAVSVSGHVEVYNMEGSLATRFIPGGKANRGLRALVFLTTSPQGHFVGSDWQQNSLVVCDGLGQVVGEYRGPGLHGCQPGSVSVDKKGYIFLTLREVNKVVILDPKGALLGDFLTAYHGLEKPRVTTMVDGRYLVVSLSNGTIHVFRVRPLDS, encoded by the coding sequence ATGGTTTCCCAGGGCTCCTCACCCTCCCTCCTGGAGGCCCTGAGCAGCGACTTCCTGGCCTGTAAAATCTGCCTGGAGCAACTGCAGGTGCCCAAAACGCTGCCCTGCCTGCACACCTACTGCCAGGACTGCCTGGCACAGCTGGCCGAGGGCGGCCGCCTCCGATGCCCCGAGTGCCGCGAGTCCGTGCCCGTGCCGCCCGCAGGCGTGGCCGCCTTCAAGACCAACTTCTTTGTCAACGGACTCCTGGATTTGGTGAAGGCCCGGGCCGGCGGCGACCTGCgggcagggaagcctgcctgTGCCCTGTGCCCCCTGATGGGGGGCGCCAGCGCCGGGGGGCCGGCCACTGCCCGCTGCCTGGACTGCGCCGACGACCTGTGCCAGGCCTGTGCCGACGGGCACCGGTGCACCCGGCAGACCCACAGCCATCGGGTGgtggacctggtgggctacagggcgGGGTGGTACGACGAGGAGGCCCGGGAGCGCCAGGCGGCCCAGTGTCCCCAGCACCCCGGGGAGGCCCTGCGCTTCCTGTGCCAGCCCTGCTCCCAGCTGCTGTGCCGAGAGTGTCGCCTGGACCCTCACCTGGACCACCCCTGCCTGCCCCTGGCTGAGGCTGTGCGCGCCCGGAAGCCAGGCCTTGAGGAGCTGCTGGCCGGCGTGGACAACAACCTGGCCGAGTTGGAGGCCACCCGGCTGGCCGAAAAGGAAGCCTTGGCCCGGCTGCGGGAGCAGGCGGCCAAGGTAGTCATGCAGGTGGAGGAGGCGGCTGAGGGGGTCCTCAGGGCCCTCCTGGCCCAGAAGCAGGAGGTGCTCGGGCAGCTGCGGGCCCACGTGGAGGCTGCCGAGGAGGCTGCTCGGGAGCGGCTGGGGGAGCTGGAGGGCCGGGAGCAGGTGGCCAGGGAGGCGGCCGCCTTTGCCCGTCGGGTGCTCAGCCTGGGGCGCGAGGCTGAGATCCTCTCGCTGGAGGGGGCGATCGCCCAGCGGCTCCGACAGCTGCAAGACTGTCCCTGGGTGCCTGGGCCCGCTCCCTGCCAGCTGCCCCAGCTGGAACTGCATCCTGGGCTCCTGGACAAGAACTGCCACCTGCTGAGGCTCTCCTTtgaggagcagcagctgcagaaGGACAGCAGGAAGGATGGAGCCCGAAGCCCGGGAGGTGACGCAACCCAGCCCCAGAGCAGCGATGGAGTTCAGACCCCAAATCAGGACAGAGCGCAGACACCCCAAGAAGATGAAGCCCAGCCCCTCAAGGCGGAGAGAGCTGAGACGCCCCAGGAAGATGGAGCCAAGACCCCAAAAGAGGGCAGAGCCCAGACACCCCAAGAAGATGGAGGAACCCAGGCTGCGAGGGGCGGCAGATCCAACAAGAAGAGGAAGTTCAAAGGCAGACTCAAGTCCGTCTCCCGGgagcccagccccgcccccgggcCAAACCTGGAGGGCTCCGGCCTCCTGCCCAGGCCCATCTTTTTCTGCAGCTTCCCCACACGGATGCCGGGGGACAAGCGTGCCCCCCGGATCACTGGGCTCTGTCCCTTTGGCTCCCGGGAGATCCTGGTGGCGGATGAGCAGAACAGGGCACTGAAGCGCTTCTCTCTCAATGGCGACTACAGGGGTGCGGTGCCCGTGCCCGAGGGCTGCTCCCCATGCAGCGTGGCCGCCCTGCAGGATGCCGTGGCTTTCTCAGCGGCCGCGCGGCTCTATCTCATCAACCACAACGGCGAGGTGCAGTGGCGCCGGGCGCTGAGCCTCTGTCAGGCCAGCCACGCCGTGGCTGCCATGCCGAGCGGGGACCGGGTGGCGGTCAGCGTATCCGGCCACGTGGAGGTGTACAACATGGAAGGCAGCCTGGCCACGCGATTCATCCCCGGGGGCAAGGCCAACCGGGGCCTTCGGGCGCTGGTGTTCCTGACCACCAGCCCCCAGGGCCATTTTGTAGGGTCTGATTGGCAGCAGAATAGCTTGGTGGTCTGTGATGGGCTGGGTCAGGTGGTTGGGGAGTACCGGGGACCCGGCCTGCACGGCTGCCAGCCGGGCTCCGTATCTGTGGATAAGAAAGGCTACATCTTTCTGACCCTTCGCGAGGTCAACAAGGTAGTGATCCTCGATCCGAAGGGCGCGCTGCTTGGCGACTTCCTGACGGCCTATCACGGCCTGGAAAAGCCCCGGGTGACCACCATGGTGGATGGCAGGTACCTGGTTGTGTCCCTCAGTAACGGGACCATCCATGTCTTTCGGGTCCGCCCTCTTGACAGTTAA